The following proteins come from a genomic window of Gossypium raimondii isolate GPD5lz chromosome 5, ASM2569854v1, whole genome shotgun sequence:
- the LOC105766127 gene encoding protein COFACTOR ASSEMBLY OF COMPLEX C SUBUNIT B CCB4, chloroplastic isoform X1, whose amino-acid sequence MEAGRILQIGIPWITWRSPPRLPNFPRYICASSIQRGSYKGPKPGRDWIADWVSKNDDAVRSMPIYVGGASLLAVLFNRAISGIAPVADASSSQSRADLLTLGLAVTNVLTGLVWLSIRPKSITPVGPQGVECQEIYSHLPESVVSEILWVWESLSAVTCCKSLVIVYDCQCIVQIGVAAKSLNIDEPFAVDAAKLMQGSLYQGVLKSGAQSYMANLSLYPGRSELPFLPSNTQAVILQPLGDRGIAVLGGDTIRGFTTSDQTWISYIGEKLDATLAKYMSSMPSVVQE is encoded by the exons ATGGAAGCGGGAAGGATCCTCCAGATCGGCATTCCATGGATCACCTGGCGCTCGCCTCCTCGTCTCCCTAACTTCCCGCGCTATATTTGTGCTTCTTCTATTCAGCGG gggagCTACAAAGGACCAAAGCCTGGCCGAGATTGGATTGCTGATTGGGTATCCAAGAACGATGACGCCGTTCGGAGTATGCCTATCTACGTCGGAGGGGCCTCTTTGTTAGCCGTTCTCTTTAACCGTGCCATCTCGGGGATTGCTCCGGTTGCGGATGCCAGCAG TTCACAGTCAAGGGCGGATCTATTGACACTTGGTTTGGCTGTGACCAACGTATTAACTGGCTTAGTTTGGTTATCAATCCGACCAAAATCCATCACTCCG GTAGGGCCTCAAGGAGTGGAATGCCAAGAAATTTATTCTCACCTTCCTGAATCAGTTGTTTCTGAGATACTTTG GGTGTGGGAATCTCTTTCTGCCGTAACATGCTGCAAGTCTCTAGTTATTGTTTATGACTGCCAATGTATTGTTCAAATTGGCGTGGCAGCTAAATCACTGAACATTGATGAACCTTTTGCTGTGGATGCTGCTAAACTGATGCAGGGATCACTTTATCAAGGTGTTTTGAAGTCTGGAGCAC AGAGCTACATGGCGAATCTGTCTCTTTACCCTGGGAGGTCCGAGCTGCCATTTCTGCCTTCAAATACTCAG GCAGTGATCTTGCAACCACTGGGAGATAGAGGCATTGCAGTTCTTGGTGGGGACACAATTAGGGGTTTTACAACTTCTGACCAG acATGGATTTCTTATATTGGAGAGAAATTGGATGCCACGCTTGCAAAGTACATGAGTAGCATGCCATCAGTGGTTCAAGAGTGA
- the LOC105766127 gene encoding protein COFACTOR ASSEMBLY OF COMPLEX C SUBUNIT B CCB4, chloroplastic isoform X2: MEAGRILQIGIPWITWRSPPRLPNFPRYICASSIQRGSYKGPKPGRDWIADWVSKNDDAVRSMPIYVGGASLLAVLFNRAISGIAPVADASSSQSRADLLTLGLAVTNVLTGLVWLSIRPKSITPVGPQGVECQEIYSHLPESVVSEILWVWESLSAVTCCKSLVIVYDCQCIVQIGVAAKSLNIDEPFAVDAAKLMQGSLYQGVLKSGAQSYMANLSLYPGRSELPFLPSNTQ, encoded by the exons ATGGAAGCGGGAAGGATCCTCCAGATCGGCATTCCATGGATCACCTGGCGCTCGCCTCCTCGTCTCCCTAACTTCCCGCGCTATATTTGTGCTTCTTCTATTCAGCGG gggagCTACAAAGGACCAAAGCCTGGCCGAGATTGGATTGCTGATTGGGTATCCAAGAACGATGACGCCGTTCGGAGTATGCCTATCTACGTCGGAGGGGCCTCTTTGTTAGCCGTTCTCTTTAACCGTGCCATCTCGGGGATTGCTCCGGTTGCGGATGCCAGCAG TTCACAGTCAAGGGCGGATCTATTGACACTTGGTTTGGCTGTGACCAACGTATTAACTGGCTTAGTTTGGTTATCAATCCGACCAAAATCCATCACTCCG GTAGGGCCTCAAGGAGTGGAATGCCAAGAAATTTATTCTCACCTTCCTGAATCAGTTGTTTCTGAGATACTTTG GGTGTGGGAATCTCTTTCTGCCGTAACATGCTGCAAGTCTCTAGTTATTGTTTATGACTGCCAATGTATTGTTCAAATTGGCGTGGCAGCTAAATCACTGAACATTGATGAACCTTTTGCTGTGGATGCTGCTAAACTGATGCAGGGATCACTTTATCAAGGTGTTTTGAAGTCTGGAGCAC AGAGCTACATGGCGAATCTGTCTCTTTACCCTGGGAGGTCCGAGCTGCCATTTCTGCCTTCAAATACTCAG TGA
- the LOC105766125 gene encoding glycosyltransferase family 92 protein RCOM_0530710, with product MESEQRLKRKRIYRPYSRAQFLSRRSLILCLSFFVFLMFLSSERFPIRTVSFHPVVSVPSLSILSKNSLQDSFHAKLRFPLSVEDRVLFPDHLLLLVSDKIDEAEKLDCVYHKVLNHKDVVRQRVLSVDEFDGFRSVVRCPLPPWNYSAAAGLMWRGHGVDYSLSLRSNRTVHSWDRLVYEAAFDGKTAVVFAKGLNLRPHKESDPNRFMCQFGLKNSDEEDEGFVVMTEAIVAAQEVVRCSLPSSIRNNRDLAQGIRVTVVLASRNDVEHVQMPSAVRFRNSRSYDHRRNRMRQKENIAVPSVAKLYNSKSYQTKRNDGKFELCACTMLWNQAPALREWIMYHTWLGVERWFIYDNNSDDGIQDVIEELDFQDYNVSRHTWPWIKTQEAGFSHCALRARNECKWVGFFDVDEFYYFPRHHRRGLPGQNLLRSLVANYSSSRTIAEIRTACHSFGPSGLSSPPLQGVTVGYTCRLQSPERHKSIVRPDLLNETLLNVVHHFQLKKGFRYLNVPESSIIINHYKYQVWETFRAKFFRRVATYVVDWQENQNQGSKDRAPGLGTEAIEPPNWRKQFCEVWDTGLRDFVLANLADPATGSLPWEKSLL from the coding sequence ATGGAGTCGGAGCAGCGTCTGAAGCGGAAGAGGATCTACAGGCCCTACTCCCGAGCTCAGTTTTTGTCACGGAGGTCCTTAATCTTGTGCCTTTCTTTCTTCGTTTTCCTCATGTTCTTGTCTTCGGAGAGGTTCCCGATCCGAACGGTGTCGTTTCACCCAGTTGTGAGCGTCCCCAGTCTTTCTATCCTCTCCAAAAATTCCCTTCAAGATTCTTTTCATGCTAAGTTACGGTTTCCTTTGAGCGTCGAAGACCGAGTTTTGTTCCCCGATCACTTGCTCCTGCTTGTATCCGACAAGATCGATGAAGCTGAAAAGTTGGACTGTGTTTACCACAAGGTTTTGAATCATAAGGATGTTGTTCGTCAACGGGTTTTGTCTGTGGATGAATTCGATGGATTTCGATCGGTTGTTAGGTGCCCTCTTCCACCATGGAATTACTCGGCTGCTGCGGGTTTGATGTGGCGAGGACATGGGGTTGATTATAGTTTGTCTCTGAGGAGTAATCGGACGGTTCATTCGTGGGATAGATTGGTTTATGAAGCGGCATTCGATGGGAAAACTGCCGTTGTTTTCGCTAAAGGGTTGAATCTTCGACCGCATAAAGAATCTGATCCGAATAGGTTCATGTGCCAATTTGGTTTGAAGAATTcggatgaagaagatgaagggttTGTGGTAATGACTGAAGCAATAGTGGCTGCACAGGAGGTTGTTAGGTGTTCATTGCCCAGCAGTATAAGAAATAATCGGGACTTGGCTCAGGGGATTCGAGTTACAGTTGTTCTTGCCAGCAGGAATGATGTCGAACATGTACAGATGCCATCTGCAGTTAGATTTCGCAATTCCAGATCCTATGATCACAGGAGGAATCGGATGAGGCAAAAGGAGAACATTGCTGTGCCTTCTGTAGCTAAACTATACAATTCGAAGTCTTACCAGACAAAAAGGAATGATGGGAAATTCGAGCTCTGTGCCTGCACTATGCTCTGGAACCAGGCACCAGCACTGCGGGAGTGGATTATGTACCATACCTGGCTCGGAGTTGAACGTTGGTTCATTTATGACAATAATAGTGATGATGGAATTCAAGATGTTATCGAAGAACTTGATTTTCAAGACTATAATGTTAGCAGACATACCTGGCCATGGATTAAAACTCAAGAGGCAGGTTTTTCACATTGTGCTTTGAGAGCAAGAAATGAGTGTAAATGGGTAGGATTCTTTGATGTCGATGAGTTCTACTACTTCCCTCGTCATCACCGGAGAGGGTTACCAGGTCAGAATTTACTAAGATCGCTAGTAGCAAATTACTCGTCATCACGGACGATTGCAGAGATAAGAACAGCTTGTCACAGCTTTGGACCATCCGGATTGAGCTCACCGCCATTGCAAGGAGTAACTGTAGGTTACACTTGCCGGCTCCAAAGCCCTGAGCGACACAAGTCCATTGTGCGCCCTGATTTGCTCAACGAAACTCTTCTCAATGTGGTGCACCACTTCCAGCTGAAAAAGGGATTCAGGTACCTGAATGTACCCGAAAGTTCTATCATAATAAACCACTACAAGTACCAGGTATGGGAGACCTTTAGAGCAAAGTTCTTCAGAAGGGTTGCAACATATGTTGTTGACTGGCAAGAAAACCAGAACCAGGGGTCAAAAGACCGAGCCCCAGGGCTAGGAACCGAGGCCATTGAACCACCAAACTGGCGAAAACAATTCTGCGAAGTCTGGGACACTGGTCTGAGAGACTTTGTCCTAGCAAATTTAGCTGATCCTGCCACAGGAAGCTTACCCTGGGAGAAGTCTCTTTTGTAA